TGCTTCATTGCTCTCCGTATCATGCGCGACCCCAATGCTCCTCCCAAACTTACCAAGGAGGAGAAAAAGGCCGAGGAAGAACGCAAACGAGAGGAAGAGAAAGATATCTGGAACCCTGCCATCAATCAGGTTCGCGACCGTCTCCAAACATTCTCGAGCGTCCGCGGTGCCCGTATGCGCGCCTCTTCCTTTGTTAGCAAGAGCCGTTCTCAACGGGGAAGCATCGGCGAAGCTGGTGATGTTGGTGTCTTGTAAGTTTGCATCATCGGTTTAGCATGGCGTACTTGATACTGACTATTGATTCCTTAGCCCTTCGTTGATGACCATGGTTCCCACCATCGTTGTCTCGTCCGTTGGAGCCGGATGGGCACCCAAGCCTGGTAAACTAGAGGATCCAGCTGGGTCAGACCCATCGAAATCGTCCGCCGCTTTGTGGCGTGGCCAGTTCCAGATTCATCCGGATACCAAACCAGATGATATCGTGTACAAATGGGGCAAACAGCACGCTTAACTTTCTTTATCATGTTTTTCGGTTCATTACAATTTCAGTTAACTCTACTATCCATGGTCATTTGTTAAAGAAACCTGTGTTTTGGTCTTTTCGCGATTCCAGCTACATTCTCACCTCCATACCCTGTTCCTGTTCGATTCACGACATCCTGGTTGTATATGAATAGTTTACGATTTACAATATACTATACATTTTTCATTATAAAAGTTCCCACCGTCTCAATCAGCGGGAGTTGGGTGCCGTGGCGTTTGTCATCTGCAATGGAATCTACTAGAGATGCCCAACCACGCTGGGCGATTCCCTTGGATTTGCTGACTGAGCCGCGACCACCATTTGGTATATATCATCGGTGCGATCTCCGAACCGAGACCAACGATTGTACTTGTCTCGCTTGTTCGCATTGTGACTATTAGGTGTTGCTTATGGGTGGTTTGATGTCTCGGTTAGTCCACTGGTGGTCTTCTACTTTATACATAACTCGGGGGCTCATTGGTTCCTCATCAGCACTACGACTGATTCGCCCACGTCTGTTCTTTTATTTACTCAAAACATCGCTCGGCATCCTATTGCGTGGGACCCGACGCAGCAACGACCGACCCAGGAAGTTATCCATGCTGTCCATTCCGCACTTCACTTTGCCCTCGATCCGTGTGTCGATCATCCCAATGAACCTTTGAGCTTTGGTATGCAAGATGGCCTATTGGTTATTCCTAATGTAAGTTTTCTTTTCCCCAACTTGGACATTATATAGCGAACTTTCTATGTGTTCGAGTAGAGGGAGGATTTGAAGCAAAGAGAGGGACCAAAATCCGGATGGGAAGTGAACGCCAAGTGAGTTGGTTCGTATAGATGATTATGATGGTGTATCGAATATCAAGTGATATAGATTATTTATATATGCCAATGGGCAAAAGTCGGGCGAGTACGCTAAGATTCTTGAGCGTGCGTTGGCAGAACTGCAGGGAGTGATGGGTGCCACGACGCTGGAGAGCTTTGTGATCAGCCTAAGTAACATCGGGTGGCATGGAGAGGCCGTAGACACAGAAGGGTTGGACGAGGTTGATAAGTTGGGCGATCTCTGGGCGGTAGGTATTACTGTCGTAATCTAGGTAAATATGTAACAATCTCCCCTCGTAGCTCATGTCCAGTCGCACGGAACTCAAGAGCATTGGAGTCTCTGACTTTTCTTCGCAACACCTACAACGGCTTTTGTCCTTGGTTGATTCAAACCCCTCCTTGCGAAAGCCTTCTATAACGCAACTGAATCTGCCTCCATCGGCCGCTGAACCAACAGAACTCTTGGAGCTCACTCAGAAAGAGGGGATTAATCTACAGACTCATGCGGACGATCTCGGTAAGATATGTTGATTTCGCCATCAGATCTTTGGACCGTTCAACTGTCTACGATAGGGACAACGAAGCAGATGGTTCGGCTATTGAGCGAATTCGAGGGTCGACTGCCTCTTTCCCCTGCATTTATCAAGCTGAGGGATCAGGAACGTTACGACGAGGCTTTGCCTATGGAGTGGATTCTGAAGGTACGAGGGTAATAAAATCTGTTCAATTGACTATAATTTAACTATTCTACGTGCATTTAGTATACGGTGTTCAACAGGGATCGAGGGATTGTTGGCGAGAAAGGGTATGTTTCCGTCATTGATCACTTTCCTAGGAACTGAAATTGACCTGTTTCTCAGATACATAGTGTCTGCGAAGTTTGCGGTATAAATGCCCAAATCCAAGACAGTTTATTAATAAAAAGAGCATGTCCTATAAACCATGTCTTGTTAGCACATTGGAGGGTCTGTAGTAACCGTTAGCAACCTGTTGTAAAGTTAGGACCTCGGTTTATCTTGGAGAATACTAAGATCCCGAGTGTACCGAATTGGGTTTATGTAAAATATTACTATATCGTTTCTCGTTCTCATGGCTGTCGAAGTGGGTTGGCCAATAGCCATATTGTGACTTGGATGTGATTGTGAGTGGTTTGTTTGGCGCCACCAGTTGTTGACTATACCATATCAACACCTTTATGATCCAGTGTTGCACTCCCAACCTCGCCGTATCGCACGCCTGACAACGCCCCCTTTAGGAATATCCTACCTTCAACAATAGTTGGAGCGGAAAAGGGGCTAAAGACCTCTGTCCTCTTGGTCGTCAGGCCCTTGGCTTGATGCCCGCCTCGGTAACCTGGTTCTTGAAGATAAATGTTGTATAAAAGCGAGGGCAATAAATGACATGAACACCAATAGCACCGCTACCCCTGTAGACTAATCGACTTTTGGAATGAGTGTTCGCAGTCAGTCTGAATTCGTTTAATAAGGTCTATTTTTAACAAATTAATCTCGCCTCTTTTAGAGCATGTTCTAGGATCATACGAGTATAAATATGGCTACCCATCTATTGCTATAGATTCCACCAATTCGAACGGGAGAAAACGTCTCTCTGATGACGACAATAACGAGGGGGCTCGATGCGCCAAGCGTAGGAACTTCGGTCATACGATCAGCTATGGGGAAAGCTTGACGGCACATCAACAGTATATTGGTAGGTCGGCGCCGTCCCTTTATTCAGATTGAACATTGACCTATCTCAACTCTGAAGATCCTCGAGATAATGTTAGGCGGGCTTGGACGTCCTCTGTGCCGGCTGGTCCGGCTCCCAAAGCGCATGTGCCCCTTAGTATCAAGGTCCCAGAGCGCCACACGCATAGCGTGTCGTATTCAATTGAAGAGTCTCCTACCAGTTCACAGGAACTCCACTTAATGCCACACCACCAACTGTACCGAGAACACCATTCGCCTAACGTTCTTGGTTCAATGTCCGACTGGAGCTGTAAGTTTTTATGCAATAATTGTTGGTGAGATTGTTTCTAATGTGTGTAACCCAGTCTCTCCACCTTCTTATCCATATGGCCATAACCCCCTATCACAATCAACTGGTGTAACACGAAACGTTTTCcatgcttcttccttggataATGCACGATGGTATCGAGAAAGTCGCCAGAATAGTATTGCTGAGTACACCTATCCCAATGAGGATACTCTAGCTCCACCGAGGCGGTATACGGACTTCCCGAATTCACCTTTGGTTTCTCCATTTGATTTCATGGAAGGCGCCACACGTTCGTatgaggaggagcaagaCATAGAATACTTTGAACCGGGGACAGCCGTGAGTGACGCTCTGCTCAATAAATCAGGTTTTTCCTATATTGATCGTGATCTTTAAATAAAGAGATCCCTATCTCCTGAGCCTTTTAGTCCTTCTGATTGGGAGGGCATACCTGAAAGCGTGGTTTCAAGTTCACTGGCAGATAATCCCGGAAAACGACGGGCGTTGATAGTGAGCCTGAGTGCGCTAACTCTGTCCTCAACCCACACTGATACTACGAAACAAAGATCGCGCTGGAATACGGAGGAGTGGACCAAAGATGGAACGATAACAAGTCCACACCGATGTTTATGAAAGGGCCGTACAGTGATGGAGAAGACGTTTATAATTTGCTACGTAAGTATAACAAGCGCTTTGAAGATCTATTCTTACTGGCCTACAGTGCAACAAGGCTATCATGAAGATGAAATCACTTTTATGACTGACGAACCTGGCACACCGACAAGACTACGGCCAACATGCAGTAATATTGTAAGAACAAGTTTCGTTTCCCCGAACTGGAGGTTAACCTATGCATTTTATTTACCAGAAATACCAGCTCGCACAGCTCATAGCGGATGCGAACCCAGGAGATCGATTCTTCTTGTATTGTGAGTTGATAAATACTCGCCATCATATAGTTCAGCTCATTCAGGGAGCTAGATGCTGGTCATGGAATACAAGTCGAAGATACCGACGGGGACGAGTTTGATGGGTGGGATGAAGGTAAGATCTTACATGCTATGTAAACATTCAATTGACGACATATTATGTAGCTATTATACCGGCAGACTGGGCAACTGCATATAATTATCGTGATGAGGGGCTCATAATCGATGATGTAGGTCTTGATTTTTGGGTATGTTTGTACATTCCATAACATGCTTCGTAGTACCTCAAGGAAGTATGCGTTAACGCCTTGCCCAAAGGCGCACATCTTACGGTACGTTAGCAAGAATACTATGTTGAGAAGCGTTGCTAACAGAGTGCTTAAAGGCTGTTTTCGATGTATGCAGTTTCATTCTGACAGCTTGGTCCCAATACTTACTATTTATCCTAGTGTTGCCACGCAGGGACGATAATGGGTAAGTTATATATAGTGATTTGTCCAAGTAACGGTCTCTAATAACTCGGCATTAGACTGACTTATGAGCATTCAACTAAGGAGAACGGGAAGTTCAAATTGAACGAACTCACAGGTTTGCTTTCTCGGCGCCTTCCGAGTAGATACGAATCAGTTGATGGACGTGTGGTATGTATTTTTGAACTCGGCGTTCCCAGGCAGCTATTAACTACCATACCAGCTATGTATCAGTGCTTGTGAGGATAGCCAACAAGCATATGCACGTGCAAGGGGGCTACTAACTGAGGTTTGTACAAACCTTGATTTAAGCCTCATCGTACCTTTATTCAACTAATGTTACTATAGGCATTCACTCGGTGCATTAGAGAGTCGGCCAAAGTGTACAGATTAGCCAATGCAACGTTTCGACTCAATCCAACTCTTAAGCAGCTTTACGAGTATATATTGTATGTACAACGTAACTTGAGACAAATCCGTCTCACTAACTAGTGTTCTCTTGCTTAGGTGTCACGGGCGCCCCGATCCTGATATATGGACGTCGTTACACACAAGACCCGGTATTGGCGACAACCTATAAGTTATCAGTGAGTGTACCCTATTATTCTGTGGATATAACTAATATTCGGTCGCTTGATTCAAGGTCGCCGAGTACCACCGTCCTTTTTTAATGTAGCACCACTTATATTTTGGTCAATATTGGCTGTTTGGTACCGGATACCCCTTTCGCATTGTACCAGTCTCCGCGACCCCTATTTTTGGTTCTGTTGACCACGAACTCTGTCCTTTAATCGGCTTCTCATATAATATAACTATGTGTCCTTTATAACCTGTTATGTGTAGAACAAACAATGTATTGATGGATATTGCCTTTTTGCAATTATTGGCGCTAACCACCCATCGCACCAAAAGTTGCCGCACCGGCGCCCTCTACGATATTCTTCGATTCTTGACAACCGATTGTCACAGTATACTTATTTGCTCTACGGTGATTTTTAGCACAGCAGCACATTCCTGGAGACTGCTCTTCCTAGCTTGTTACAACATAACTCGTCTCGATCGACGAGAGACGTGGGTCTGTCGATCGCGAATGACGTGAGTTACTGAACCGTAATTGCTACCCACAAATAGCAGTTTATCACTCTGGTCCGTTTCTTCATGATGCGAAGCCATATATTTCCTGTCTTTCTTGCACCTTTTCGGTTATTCCAACCATCTGTGGGTGGCATTCGGTATGCATCGACAAGCTCTGGGCCGGGTACAACTAGCAACCAGCCTTACCCATTCCCAACGCACACCAAAAGTCCCACTCCCTTCGAGATATTTCATCTCCCTCCATCCGCCAGCTCAAGCGATATTAAATCCAGATGTGAGCATTGGGTGTAGATGGTGCCGCTACATGAACCAACTGCTCCTTAACCACAACAGATTACGAATTAGTGCGGTCCCATCACCCCGATTGTATAGCATGTCGATCTCTCCCACGCACTGTCGCACACGAACGTTTCCAGCTATCACCCATGCATACGAAGTCCTCACTGGTAAACGAAAGGCTGGGCGAGGCGCTGCTACAAC
The nucleotide sequence above comes from Rhizoctonia solani chromosome 3, complete sequence. Encoded proteins:
- a CDS encoding ICE-like protease (caspase) p20 domain protein; translation: MGGLMSRTTTDSPTSVLLFTQNIARHPIAWDPTQQRPTQEVIHAVHSALHFALDPCVDHPNEPLSFGMQDGLLVIPNREDLKQREGPKSGWEVNAKLFIYANGQKSGEYAKILERALAELQGVMGATTLESFVISLSNIGWHGEAVDTEGLDEVDKLGDLWALMSSRTELKSIGVSDFSSQHLQRLLSLVDSNPSLRKPSITQLNLPPSAAEPTELLELTQKEGINLQTHADDLGTTKQMVRLLSEFEGRLPLSPAFIKLRDQERYDEALPMEWILKYTVFNRDRGIVGEKGYIVSAKFAHVLGSYEYKYGYPSIAIDSTNSNGRKRLSDDDNNEGARCAKRRNFGHTISYGESLTAHQQYIDPRDNVRRAWTSSVPAGPAPKAHVPLSIKVPERHTHSVSYSIEESPTSSQELHLMPHHQLYREHHSPNVLGSMSDWSFSPPSYPYGHNPLSQSTGVTRNVFHASSLDNARWYRESRQNSIAEYTYPNEDTLAPPRRYTDFPNSPLVSPFDFMEGATRSYEEEQDIEYFEPGTARSLSPEPFSPSDWEGIPESVVSSSLADNPGKRRALIIALEYGGVDQRWNDNKSTPMFMKGPYSDGEDVYNLLLQQGYHEDEITFMTDEPGTPTRLRPTCSNIKYQLAQLIADANPGDRFFLYYAGHGIQVEDTDGDEFDGWDEAIIPADWATAYNYRDEGLIIDDYLKEVCVNALPKGAHLTAVFDVCSFILTAWSQYLLFILVLPRRDDNGLTYEHSTKENGKFKLNELTGLLSRRLPSRYESVDGRVLCISACEDSQQAYARARGLLTEAFTRCIRESAKVYRLANATFRLNPTLKQLYEYILCHGRPDPDIWTSLHTRPGIGDNL